In the genome of Quercus robur chromosome 3, dhQueRobu3.1, whole genome shotgun sequence, one region contains:
- the LOC126717748 gene encoding disease resistance protein RPV1-like, with the protein MAILTNKQAFSSSFTQRCKYDVFLSFRGEDTRNGFTSNLNGILRHNGINTFMDDELQRGEKISTELLEAIENSKISIIVFSKNYATSTWCLDELVKILECKKNGQVVFPVFYEVDPSDVRNQRGKFGEVLAKYEENFKYDMNKVQRWRAALNEAGNLSGWDYKNDRPQFRFIQEIFEEISSAKLNCSQVFVVKYPVGIDSRVKEISCCLDIESNDVRVLVIHGLPGIGKTTVAKAIFNLIAYHFEGSSFLEDVRENSKTNDGVLQLQEALYYEILGGRNLKVHGISKRINVIMEKLHHKKILLILDDVEKLVQVENLLGKCNWFASGSRIIITTREKKLLSTLREDCHLIYYKVKELNEHESRELFCQHAFKRNKPTEDYLELVHQFIVYAKGLPLVLKIIGSDLYDKNLHCWKSALDKYKRIPNSDIQEVLKISYDGLDRIQQDIFLDIACFLKGFYKNLVVDILQSSNFHDPYYDIEKLIGKSLIVVANDDKLLMHDLIQQMGLEIARQESEVSRKHRRLSCYEDAFEVLNGDMELDEIQGITLSLPQPRKMQLNLEKMRSLKYLIIRNVICEDLKSFPNGLRLLDWNEFPLLSLPSTFEPTKLIALKMPWSHIELDEHFEILGLHHCWNLPKIPRLPHCIQVVFAIGCNSLNSQSRRRLLNQFEEFIGLQQNIVCARGIWHQDSDSETNFESELEFDFDEATFETDSTFETKSNPEADNEFVSEFELNEATSETDLTWKLYDSYSLLLPGTKIPKWWFNHQSFGSSVSFSVGRKLPSFAICVALKLELKDVTYRCDVFNCSIYMNITGFKRLLVSTHFSLDSVSFMWFYYIRDNSLEDIILEDWNEIKILCKCSDLDPEIANITIERCGVHVSCICPPFNFAANEDANFNPCPPLKKMRTS; encoded by the exons ATGGCTATTCTCACCAACAAACAAgccttctcttcctcttttacCCAACGATGCAAATATGACGTGTTCTTGAGTTTCAGAGGAGAAGATACCCGAAACGGTTTTACTAGCAATTTAAACGGTATTTTGCGTCATAATGGTATTAACACCTTCATGGATGATGAGCTTCAAAGAGGAGAGAAAATTTCCACTGAACTTCTCGAAGCTATTGAAAATTCAAAGATTTCGATAATTGTATTCTCTAAAAACTATGCAACTTCCACTTGGTGTTTGGATGAACTTGTCAAAATTCTTGAGTGTAAAAAGAATGGCCAAGTGGTGTTTCCAGTGTTTTATGAGGTGGATCCATCAGATGTACGTAATCAAAGGGGAAAGTTTGGAGAAGTGCTAgcaaaatatgaagaaaatttcAAGTATGACATGAACAAGGTGCAAAGATGGAGGGCCGCTCTAAATGAAGCTGGCAATTTATCTGGTTGGGATTACAAAAATGA CCGCCCTCAATTTAGGTTTATCCAAGAAATTTTTGAAGAGATCTCAAGTGCTAAATTAAATTGTTCACAAGTATTTGTTGTTAAATACCCAGTTGGAATAGACTCTCGCGTAAAGGAAATAAGTTGTTGCTTAGATATTGAGTCAAACGATGTTCGTGTGTTAGTGATCCATGGTCTTCCTGGAATAGGTAAGACAACAGTTGCAAAAGCTATTTTTAACTTAATTGCATATCATTTTGAAGGAAGTAGCTTTCTAGAGGATGTTagagaaaactcaaaaacaaatgatgGTGTACTCCAACTACAAGAGGCACTTTATTATGAGATCTTAGGGGGTAGAAATTTGAAAGTACATGGTATATCTAAAAGAATCAATGTGATAATGGAAAAGcttcatcacaaaaaaattcttttaattctaGATGATGTGGAAAAATTAGTCCAAGTAGAAAATTTGCTTGGAAAATGCAATTGGTTTGCTTCTGGAAGTAgaattattatcacaacaagagagaaaaagttgcTATCTACCCTACGAGAagattgtcatttaatttacTATAAGGTTAAGGAATTAAATGAACATGAATCTCGTGAACTCTTTTGTCAACATGCATTCAAAAGAAACAAGCCTACAGAAGATTATTTGGAGCTCGTACACCAATTTATAGTTTATGCGAAAGGACTTCCATTAGTTCTAAAAATAATAGGTTCTGATTTATATGACAAAAATTTACATTGTTGGAAAAGTGCATTAGATAAGTACAAAAGAATTCCTAATTCGGATATTCAAGAAGTACTTAAAATAAGCTATGATGGATTGGACCGAATTCAACAGGATATTTTCCTTGATATTGCATGTTTTCTTAAAGGATTCTACAAGAATTTGGTTGTAGATATATTACAAAGTAGCAATTTTCATGACCCGTACTATGATATTGAAAAACTTATTGGTAAATCTCTCATAGTTGTTGCAAATGATGACAAATTATTGATGCATGACTTGATACAACAAATGGGTTTGGAAATTGCTCGACAAGAATCAGAAGTGTCAAGAAAACATAGAAGGCTATCATGTTATGAGGATGCTTTTGAAGTACTAAATGGAGATATG GAATTAGATGAAATTCAAGGCATAACATTGTCCTTGCCACAACCAAGAAAGATGcaattgaatcttgaaaagatgAGAAGTCTCAAATATTTGATTATTCGTAATGTAATTTGTGAAGACCTTAAATCTTTTCCCAATGGGTTAAGGTTACTTGATTGGAATGAATTTCCTTTATTGTCCTTGCCATCCACCTTTGAACCTACAAAACTCATTGCGCTTAAGATGCCTTGGAGCCACATTGAATTGGACGAGCATTTTGAG ATTCTAGGGCTTCACCATTGCTGGAACCTTCCGAAAATTCCAAGACTTCCACATTGCATACAAGTTGTATTTGCAATAGGGTGTAATTCGTTGAATTCGCAATCAAGAAGAAGATTACTGAATCag TTTGAAGAATTTATAGGGCTTCAACAAAATATCGTATGTGCAAGGGGAATATGGCATCAGGATTCTGATTCTGAAACAAACTTTGAATCAGAAttagaatttgattttgatgaagCTACATTTGAAACGGACTCTACATTTGAAACGAAATCTAATCCTGAAGCGGACAATGAATTTGTATCAGAATTTGAACTTAATGAAGCTACATCTGAAACGGACTTAACATGGAAACTTTATGATTCTTATTCACTTCTACTTCCAGGAACTAAGATTCCAAAATGGTGGTTCAACCATCAAAGTTTTGGAAGTTCCGTATCATTTTCAGTCGGTCGGAAACTTCCATCATTTGCTATCTGTGTGGCTCTAAAATTGGAATTGAAGGATGTGACATATAGATGTGATGTATTTAATTGTTCTATCTACATGAACATCACTGGTTTTAAAAGATTGCTTGTGTCTACTCATTTTTCATTAGATTCAGTATCTTTTATGTGGTTCTACTATATTAGAGATAACTCTTTGGAAGACATAATTTTGgaggattggaatgaaattaagaTTCTATGTAAATGTTCAGATTTAGATCCTGAAATTGCAAATATTACAATAGAAAGGTGCGGAGTCCATGTATCATGCATTTGTCCTCCTTTCAACTTCGCAGCAAATGAGGATGCTAACTTCAACCCATGtccaccattgaagaaaatgagaacCTCTTGA